One window of Phycisphaeraceae bacterium genomic DNA carries:
- the clcA gene encoding H(+)/Cl(-) exchange transporter ClcA, which produces MRRPAYSEAGCLFRSETIAGILAGGSGAFALQAVTAKKEWRGGAHLFALVLLSIAVGAVVGGVGASFRLALDWAADRRVLLLEWAQGTPIWGVVVVVGAIALAAAIAAWLVQWFSPDSAGSGIPHVESVLQHDVPIAPWHLIPVKFVGGVLAIGSGFALGREGPSVQIGATLGHEIGRRLGWGRMDCRSLLAAGAGAGLATAFNAPIGGSVFVLEELVRRFDTRITIVTFGASTGAIVVARLMLGSAPEFAVPGVVEPSLLVMPAFLLLGLVMGAIGVIYNKAILGMLDAADSVKRVPRWAKAAAIGAAIGLLAFFWPVAVGGGDVLTRDALHWSGSGTTVAALGALFLIRMVLSPLSYAAQTPGGLFAPLLAVGALAGVLCAPGWNAMCGHVAPGAEVDPAAMGIVAMVGLFTAVVRAPLTGIVLVSEMTVGTTLLLPMIGVCIGSMLMPTVMGNEPIYESLKLRAVRIAGERERDDRRS; this is translated from the coding sequence ATGCGTCGGCCCGCTTATTCCGAAGCGGGTTGTTTATTTCGCTCCGAAACGATCGCTGGTATTCTCGCCGGCGGGTCTGGAGCATTCGCCTTGCAAGCGGTCACGGCCAAAAAGGAATGGCGGGGCGGCGCACACCTGTTCGCGCTGGTGCTGCTCTCGATCGCGGTCGGCGCGGTGGTTGGTGGTGTTGGTGCTTCCTTCCGCCTGGCGCTCGACTGGGCCGCCGATCGGCGTGTGCTGCTGCTCGAGTGGGCGCAAGGCACGCCGATCTGGGGAGTAGTGGTGGTCGTCGGAGCGATCGCGCTTGCCGCCGCCATCGCGGCGTGGCTGGTGCAATGGTTCTCGCCCGACAGCGCCGGAAGCGGAATCCCGCATGTGGAATCGGTGCTGCAGCACGACGTGCCGATTGCGCCCTGGCATCTGATCCCGGTGAAGTTTGTGGGTGGCGTGCTGGCGATCGGTTCGGGCTTTGCGCTCGGTCGCGAAGGGCCGAGCGTGCAGATCGGTGCGACGCTTGGGCATGAGATCGGGCGCCGGTTGGGCTGGGGGCGGATGGATTGCCGCTCGCTGCTTGCCGCAGGGGCGGGGGCGGGGCTGGCGACAGCGTTCAACGCGCCGATCGGCGGCTCCGTCTTTGTGCTTGAAGAGTTGGTGCGCAGGTTCGACACGCGCATCACGATCGTGACGTTCGGAGCTTCCACTGGCGCGATCGTGGTGGCTCGTTTGATGCTCGGCTCGGCGCCGGAGTTTGCGGTCCCGGGGGTGGTTGAGCCGAGCTTGCTGGTGATGCCGGCGTTCTTGCTGCTTGGGCTGGTGATGGGCGCGATCGGCGTGATCTACAACAAGGCGATTCTGGGGATGCTCGACGCCGCGGATAGTGTGAAGCGCGTGCCGCGCTGGGCAAAGGCCGCGGCGATCGGCGCGGCGATCGGACTCCTCGCGTTTTTCTGGCCGGTCGCGGTCGGGGGAGGCGACGTACTCACGCGCGATGCGCTTCACTGGAGCGGAAGCGGCACAACGGTCGCGGCGCTGGGGGCGCTGTTTCTTATTCGAATGGTGCTGAGCCCGCTCTCCTACGCGGCACAAACTCCGGGCGGGCTGTTTGCGCCGCTGCTCGCGGTCGGTGCGCTGGCGGGTGTGCTGTGCGCGCCCGGCTGGAACGCGATGTGTGGGCACGTAGCACCGGGCGCAGAAGTCGATCCCGCGGCGATGGGGATTGTCGCGATGGTGGGGCTGTTCACTGCGGTTGTGCGGGCGCCTCTGACCGGGATTGTGCTCGTCTCCGAAATGACGGTGGGGACGACGCTCCTGCTTCCGATGATCGGGGTGTGCATCGGCTCGATGCTCATGCCGACGGTCATGGGGAACGAACCGATTTATGAATCGCTGAAGTTGAGGGCGGTGAGGATCGCGGGGGAGCGGGAACGGGACGACCGACGCTCATAA
- a CDS encoding nucleotidyltransferase domain-containing protein, translated as MIPLVSDKMEALNALCRKHRVARLFLIGSATDDTFDPARSDLDFLIEFQPQERKGFSDVYFLMLKDLGDLFGRKIDLVERHCVVNPFVRASMEKAKVPLYAAA; from the coding sequence ATGATTCCGCTTGTGTCGGACAAGATGGAGGCGCTGAATGCGCTGTGCCGAAAGCACCGGGTGGCCCGGCTGTTTCTGATTGGCTCGGCGACGGACGACACATTCGATCCGGCGCGAAGCGATCTCGATTTTCTCATCGAGTTCCAGCCGCAGGAGCGCAAGGGATTTTCCGACGTGTACTTCCTGATGCTCAAGGACCTCGGGGATCTTTTTGGACGAAAGATTGACCTGGTGGAGCGGCACTGCGTTGTGAATCCATTCGTGAGGGCGTCGATGGAAAAAGCGAAGGTACCTCTCTATGCCGCAGCGTGA
- a CDS encoding nucleotidyltransferase domain-containing protein — MNAIPIKTDLVPEFCRRWKVRQFALIGSVLRPDFGQESDVDVVLTFEPDAAWSMFDIVGMRDELVDMFGRAVDIIEEPAVRNPYMLASIRRTKRVLYAA, encoded by the coding sequence ATGAATGCGATTCCGATCAAGACCGACCTCGTTCCGGAATTCTGTCGCCGCTGGAAAGTTCGTCAGTTCGCCTTGATCGGGTCCGTCCTTCGGCCAGACTTCGGGCAGGAGAGCGATGTAGACGTCGTTCTCACCTTTGAACCCGATGCGGCCTGGAGCATGTTCGACATCGTGGGCATGCGCGACGAACTTGTGGACATGTTCGGCCGCGCCGTTGACATTATCGAGGAACCGGCAGTGCGAAATCCTTACATGCTCGCGTCCATTCGGCGCACCAAACGCGTGCTGTATGCAGCCTGA
- a CDS encoding DUF86 domain-containing protein: MQPEPEDLKYLWDMLDAAKFVVRLTAARTLQEYEDSRELRYSVERAIEIIGEAARRVSAGSRKSHPEIQWNAIVATRHIIAHEYGDIQNDKIWRIATSHLPELVELLTPIIERNPPEDGTAG; encoded by the coding sequence ATGCAGCCTGAACCAGAAGACCTCAAATACCTTTGGGACATGCTCGACGCCGCGAAGTTCGTCGTTCGTCTCACCGCCGCCCGCACGCTCCAAGAGTACGAAGATTCGAGAGAGCTCCGATACTCCGTCGAACGAGCCATCGAAATAATCGGCGAGGCGGCGCGTCGGGTTTCCGCCGGGTCTCGAAAGTCGCATCCGGAGATTCAGTGGAATGCGATCGTTGCGACGAGGCACATCATCGCGCATGAATACGGAGACATTCAGAACGACAAGATATGGCGCATCGCGACGAGCCACCTTCCGGAACTTGTAGAGTTGCTTACTCCGATCATTGAGCGCAACCCGCCCGAAGATGGAACCGCTGGATGA
- a CDS encoding adenylosuccinate lyase — protein sequence MTVNPYDTYTSPLATRNASEEMLRLWSARHKFNTWRRIWLAVAEAQHEMGLPVSKEQVEELRAVVNRPGGITDEEIRNAEKYERELRHDVMAHVHALGDSCPKAKGIIHLGMTSQDVVCNADVAVIWNAADLVLGKLWRVLSDLSDFALKWRSCPTLGYTHYQPAQPVTVGRRAATWMYDLYQVNWRLNHMLDHVWMKGIKGATGTQAATVALVNGNEGALARLDQGVGSHLGYSLAQTRFTDLEVASDHVHDLATQTYPRVIDTFILADLASVGAVLHKIATDIRLLCNRKELDEPFEDKQIGSSAMPYKRNPMRCERICGLARFVMNLVGNAYDTAATQWLERTLDDSSNRRLSLPEAFLALDGALDLMHNVASGLIVHEAMVKKNLMAELPFMATENIMMECVKLGGDRQHYHELIRQHAQAAGLRVKQEGLDNDLLDRLKNDKNFWSTKRGGPLSAELNWDGLMDPMKYVGRSVEQAERFIKEVVEPLREQYKDAIAKLGTSGPKV from the coding sequence ATGACCGTCAACCCCTACGACACCTACACCAGCCCCCTTGCCACGCGGAACGCGAGCGAGGAGATGCTGAGGCTCTGGTCGGCGCGCCACAAGTTCAACACGTGGCGGCGGATCTGGCTGGCGGTTGCGGAAGCGCAGCACGAGATGGGGCTGCCGGTCTCGAAGGAGCAGGTGGAGGAGTTGCGCGCGGTCGTGAATCGGCCGGGCGGGATCACGGATGAGGAGATCCGGAACGCGGAGAAGTACGAGCGCGAATTGCGGCACGATGTGATGGCGCACGTGCACGCGCTCGGGGATTCGTGCCCGAAGGCGAAGGGGATCATTCATTTGGGGATGACGAGTCAGGATGTGGTTTGTAATGCGGACGTTGCGGTAATTTGGAATGCCGCCGATCTCGTGCTTGGCAAGCTCTGGCGCGTCTTGTCGGACCTGAGCGACTTCGCGTTGAAATGGCGATCGTGCCCAACTCTTGGCTACACGCATTACCAGCCGGCTCAACCTGTCACAGTGGGGCGCCGTGCGGCAACATGGATGTACGATCTTTACCAAGTGAATTGGCGACTCAACCACATGCTGGACCATGTTTGGATGAAGGGCATCAAGGGGGCCACTGGAACTCAGGCGGCCACGGTTGCTCTAGTGAATGGAAACGAAGGTGCTCTTGCTCGATTAGACCAAGGCGTCGGCTCACACCTCGGCTATTCCCTTGCACAAACGAGGTTTACCGATCTGGAAGTAGCCTCTGACCACGTTCACGACCTTGCAACACAAACCTACCCGCGCGTGATTGACACATTCATCCTCGCCGATCTTGCCTCGGTGGGGGCCGTCCTCCACAAAATCGCCACCGACATCCGCCTCCTCTGCAACCGCAAAGAACTCGATGAGCCCTTTGAAGACAAGCAGATCGGCAGCAGCGCGATGCCCTACAAGCGCAACCCGATGCGCTGCGAGCGCATCTGCGGCCTCGCTCGCTTCGTCATGAATCTCGTCGGCAACGCCTACGACACCGCGGCGACCCAGTGGCTCGAACGCACGCTCGACGACTCCTCCAACCGCCGTCTCTCGCTCCCCGAAGCCTTCCTTGCGCTCGACGGCGCGCTCGACCTGATGCACAACGTCGCCTCCGGCCTCATCGTTCACGAGGCGATGGTCAAAAAGAACCTCATGGCCGAACTTCCGTTCATGGCGACCGAAAACATCATGATGGAGTGTGTGAAGCTCGGCGGCGATCGGCAGCACTACCACGAGTTGATCCGCCAGCATGCTCAGGCCGCGGGCTTGCGGGTGAAGCAGGAGGGGCTCGACAACGACCTCTTGGACCGCCTCAAGAACGACAAAAACTTCTGGAGCACGAAACGAGGTGGTCCGCTCAGCGCGGAACTCAACTGGGACGGTCTGATGGACCCCATGAAATACGTCGGCCGAAGCGTCGAGCAGGCCGAACGCTTCATCAAGGAAGTAGTCGAGCCGCTGCGCGAGCAATACAAGGACGCGATCGCGAAACTCGGGACGAGCGGGCCGAAGGTTTAG
- a CDS encoding isoprenylcysteine carboxylmethyltransferase family protein, producing MTDRPPPLKGAARAFATTFLVLQSCGIIAFWIVLWRYPGMRVFFFPIDSAAFLAALAAVDVTVLPVSGFVAAGLLFRPSPWTIPSLWIHAGAAIYAGVLAIGLWLADRTLWLGCGLMLPTLTTPVLIAWAATVPRAAGVPSVGAALLKTGAQVVVFWLFFLSILPQALLLAQPWLGLGAPSAATPARQLLAAALFAAGSMIGLASAWAMATHGLGTPLPIDPARKLVVHGPYRFVRNPMAVGGLCQGLAIAVWFASPLIAIYIAAGAIVWQLLIRPAEERELAARFGKPYAHYREQVRCWWPRLRPYEDPDRASA from the coding sequence GTGACCGATCGTCCGCCGCCACTGAAAGGAGCCGCCCGCGCCTTTGCCACGACTTTTCTCGTGCTCCAGAGTTGCGGAATCATCGCATTTTGGATTGTGCTGTGGCGATACCCCGGCATGCGGGTGTTCTTTTTTCCGATTGATTCTGCCGCGTTTCTTGCGGCACTGGCGGCGGTGGACGTCACCGTTCTTCCGGTGTCCGGGTTCGTCGCCGCGGGGCTTCTGTTTCGTCCGTCCCCGTGGACGATTCCATCGCTTTGGATTCACGCCGGCGCCGCGATCTACGCGGGGGTTCTGGCCATTGGATTGTGGCTGGCGGATCGAACTTTGTGGCTCGGCTGCGGGCTCATGTTGCCGACACTGACAACGCCAGTTCTGATTGCTTGGGCCGCGACCGTTCCGCGTGCCGCGGGCGTTCCGTCTGTCGGCGCTGCACTGCTCAAGACAGGCGCGCAGGTTGTTGTGTTCTGGCTGTTCTTTCTGTCGATTCTCCCGCAGGCGCTCCTCCTCGCGCAGCCGTGGCTGGGCCTTGGCGCGCCGAGCGCCGCGACGCCGGCGCGTCAGTTGCTCGCCGCGGCACTCTTCGCCGCGGGAAGCATGATCGGCCTCGCGAGCGCCTGGGCTATGGCCACGCACGGACTCGGAACGCCGTTGCCGATCGACCCCGCCCGCAAACTCGTTGTTCATGGCCCTTATCGATTCGTGCGAAATCCGATGGCCGTCGGCGGTCTCTGCCAGGGCCTGGCAATCGCCGTGTGGTTTGCGTCCCCACTGATCGCGATCTACATCGCGGCGGGCGCGATCGTCTGGCAACTCCTGATTCGCCCGGCCGAGGAGCGTGAGCTCGCGGCACGCTTTGGCAAGCCGTATGCGCACTATCGAGAACAGGTGCGATGCTGGTGGCCGAGACTGCGCCCGTATGAAGATCCCGACCGGGCGTCCGCTTGA
- a CDS encoding O-antigen ligase family protein, translating into MSQGIGVFIIFGLLILSVWSIARPAWAFALVNLMFPIKQVLQGFFPGLVVYGPHLSAAIAVIAALAVFYKSTQKRLTVSTYFNPVTWCTLVIYFMITFGLIITPARESALNMYKDAIPYIVVFLFIYPFLLSDLNELRQGIFVTVMLGCVTILAFFLNPSAQWAGGRLIVNLGQEYGVSEFTSNPLALADTGGFMMIAAMLMNFKDKGRLGILFTVAGLVLGLGLAIVSGSRGQIIFAVFVSILMYPVARRIRDTKQFFFVALSAGFMLLVIALTFSFFLEGEAARRWTFNLVEEGTSDRSERVMDAIRFYIANPAGWLMGNGTNSFAYFVGHLFDYPHNIVAEMLLDYGLVGFGLFLGALWCTFKYSRAMVKIWGEDPVDRGTVAAWIGICLFALLVSFKQGSVIGQPTPFYFWIILAKIYFDELKAARTREYAAQLEAESAWGSGAYDPALEYREESYGRA; encoded by the coding sequence ATGAGTCAGGGCATCGGCGTCTTCATCATCTTTGGTCTGCTGATTCTGTCGGTCTGGTCGATCGCGCGCCCGGCGTGGGCGTTCGCGCTCGTGAACCTCATGTTCCCCATCAAGCAGGTTCTTCAGGGATTCTTTCCGGGCCTGGTGGTGTACGGCCCGCATCTCTCCGCGGCCATCGCGGTGATCGCGGCGCTCGCGGTCTTCTACAAGAGCACGCAGAAGCGACTCACGGTCTCGACCTACTTCAATCCGGTGACATGGTGCACGCTCGTCATTTACTTCATGATCACGTTCGGGCTGATCATCACGCCCGCGCGCGAATCGGCGTTGAACATGTACAAGGACGCGATCCCGTACATCGTCGTCTTTTTGTTCATCTACCCGTTTCTGCTGAGCGACCTCAACGAACTGCGCCAGGGCATCTTTGTGACGGTGATGCTCGGCTGCGTCACAATCCTGGCGTTCTTCTTGAACCCGAGCGCACAGTGGGCCGGCGGCCGGCTCATCGTCAACCTCGGCCAGGAATACGGCGTTTCCGAGTTCACGAGCAACCCGCTCGCGCTGGCGGATACCGGCGGATTCATGATGATCGCGGCGATGCTCATGAATTTCAAAGACAAGGGGCGCCTGGGGATCCTGTTCACGGTCGCGGGGCTGGTGCTCGGCCTCGGGCTCGCGATCGTGTCCGGTTCGCGCGGCCAGATTATCTTCGCGGTGTTCGTGTCCATTCTGATGTATCCGGTCGCGCGCCGGATCCGCGATACCAAGCAGTTCTTCTTCGTCGCCCTCAGCGCGGGCTTCATGCTCCTGGTCATCGCGCTGACGTTCTCCTTCTTCCTCGAAGGGGAAGCGGCCCGCCGCTGGACGTTCAACCTGGTCGAAGAAGGCACGTCGGATCGCAGCGAGCGCGTCATGGACGCGATCCGGTTCTACATTGCCAACCCCGCCGGCTGGTTGATGGGAAACGGAACCAATTCGTTCGCGTACTTTGTCGGGCACCTTTTCGACTATCCGCACAACATCGTGGCCGAGATGCTGCTCGATTACGGGCTGGTCGGCTTCGGTCTGTTCCTCGGAGCGCTCTGGTGCACCTTCAAGTACTCGAGGGCCATGGTCAAGATCTGGGGCGAAGATCCGGTCGATCGCGGCACGGTCGCCGCGTGGATCGGCATCTGCCTCTTCGCTCTGCTGGTTTCATTCAAGCAGGGCAGCGTGATCGGGCAGCCGACGCCGTTCTATTTCTGGATCATTCTGGCCAAGATCTACTTCGACGAGCTCAAGGCGGCGAGAACGCGCGAGTACGCCGCGCAGCTCGAAGCCGAGAGCGCGTGGGGAAGCGGCGCGTACGATCCCGCGCTCGAGTATCGCGAGGAGTCGTACGGCCGGGCCTGA
- a CDS encoding class I SAM-dependent methyltransferase — protein sequence MSSGTTFKQRLAWQTTRSIEVCGITIPVSEALAVSRSGDAGWDSYVAGIRPNSKPKSAMKSLIWPILRASENVLGHQFLQYTLARWIRRYANERTAFLECGPGDMSLRRFLPPAIAYNAIEFGLSEFQVRRVLARDPRVNLVLGSIESIPLADSCVDMVACVEMLQHVPDVEKGLREIARVCKPGAKVMVTVANGHCVKVKRKGANKHFVHLFTEAAFRGHAKRAGLKVLEHEQTGKWVPVPQKLIGGHSMHLPIRSAREEDNCYFVYLFEVQK from the coding sequence ATGAGCTCCGGTACAACCTTTAAACAACGCCTCGCTTGGCAGACGACGCGGTCGATCGAAGTCTGCGGCATCACCATACCGGTCAGCGAGGCGCTCGCGGTTTCGCGCTCGGGCGACGCCGGATGGGATTCGTACGTCGCCGGGATCCGGCCGAACTCCAAGCCGAAGTCCGCGATGAAATCATTGATTTGGCCGATTCTGCGCGCGAGCGAAAACGTCCTCGGGCACCAGTTTCTTCAGTACACGCTCGCGCGCTGGATCCGCAGGTACGCGAACGAGCGCACCGCGTTTCTTGAGTGCGGCCCGGGCGACATGTCGCTGCGCCGGTTTCTGCCGCCCGCGATCGCGTACAACGCTATCGAGTTCGGGCTCAGCGAATTCCAGGTTCGCCGTGTGCTGGCGCGCGACCCGCGCGTCAATCTTGTGCTCGGCTCGATCGAGTCGATTCCCCTCGCCGACAGCTGCGTGGACATGGTCGCGTGCGTCGAGATGCTCCAGCACGTTCCGGACGTGGAAAAGGGTTTGCGCGAGATCGCTCGCGTCTGCAAGCCCGGCGCGAAGGTGATGGTGACGGTTGCCAACGGCCATTGCGTAAAAGTGAAGCGCAAGGGCGCCAACAAGCACTTCGTCCACCTCTTCACGGAAGCCGCGTTTCGCGGGCACGCCAAGCGCGCGGGGCTCAAAGTGCTCGAGCACGAGCAAACCGGAAAATGGGTTCCAGTTCCCCAGAAACTCATCGGCGGGCACTCGATGCATCTGCCGATCCGTTCCGCACGCGAAGAAGACAACTGCTACTTCGTCTATTTGTTCGAAGTGCAGAAATAA
- a CDS encoding sigma-70 family RNA polymerase sigma factor, with product MATEQPDEHVLIDRAVEGDRQAFGALAQMYAAPLYTFLVRRSGSRDHAEDLAQSALLRAWLKLPTYRPSRSGFLPWLLAVANSVVMNEHRRRRIPLGALSREPSRIDPDPLAHAEACVELWSLVDRVLSPQAATAVWLRYGENLEIRDIARVFAWTGARVRITLFRARGALARAMHAEESVVGIAPTHGDRAHAL from the coding sequence GTGGCGACCGAGCAGCCCGATGAGCATGTATTGATCGATCGCGCCGTTGAAGGCGACCGGCAGGCCTTCGGTGCGCTGGCGCAAATGTACGCCGCGCCGCTCTACACGTTTCTTGTCCGCCGCTCCGGCTCGCGCGATCACGCGGAGGATCTCGCACAATCGGCGCTGCTCCGGGCGTGGCTGAAGTTGCCAACATATCGACCGAGCCGCAGCGGATTCCTTCCGTGGTTGCTCGCCGTCGCCAACAGCGTGGTCATGAACGAGCACCGTCGCCGGCGCATCCCCCTCGGAGCGCTCTCGCGGGAGCCCTCGCGCATCGACCCCGATCCGTTGGCGCACGCCGAGGCTTGCGTCGAGCTTTGGTCGCTGGTGGACCGCGTGCTTTCGCCCCAAGCGGCGACCGCGGTCTGGCTCCGCTACGGAGAAAACCTCGAAATTCGCGACATCGCGCGGGTGTTCGCGTGGACCGGAGCCCGTGTGCGGATCACGCTTTTCCGGGCCAGGGGAGCACTTGCGAGAGCCATGCACGCCGAAGAATCAGTTGTCGGCATCGCGCCGACGCACGGAGATCGCGCCCATGCACTCTGA
- a CDS encoding glycosyltransferase family 2 protein, which produces MSRKLDEIGKGYQGPRPRISVVILTLNEESNIQGAIESCSWSDDVHVLDSGSSDRTVEIARAAGAKVFVNPFKSFGAQRNWAIDNIPLEHDWVFHLDADERFTPELVREMAEVIGRSPTEAGFFVANQMILDGAWIRRASGYPAYQMRLFHKTRMRFNDHGHGQREETSGRVGTLVQPYVHYNFSKGLDEWRTRHDRYSTLEANEILAARAGSEGVSWGGLFSSDPIARRRALKGLAARMPLRPQLRWLHTVILKGAILDGPAGLKYAGLLYWYEREIARKVAQMAGRVRG; this is translated from the coding sequence TTGAGCAGAAAACTGGACGAGATCGGGAAGGGATATCAGGGGCCGCGGCCGCGGATCTCGGTGGTGATTCTGACGCTGAACGAAGAAAGCAATATTCAAGGCGCAATCGAGAGCTGTTCATGGTCGGATGATGTGCATGTGCTCGATTCCGGGTCGTCGGATCGGACGGTCGAGATCGCGCGCGCGGCGGGAGCGAAGGTGTTCGTGAACCCGTTCAAGTCGTTCGGTGCGCAGCGCAATTGGGCGATCGACAACATCCCGCTCGAGCACGACTGGGTCTTTCATCTCGATGCGGACGAGCGCTTTACGCCGGAGCTGGTGCGCGAGATGGCGGAGGTGATCGGGCGTTCGCCGACGGAGGCGGGCTTCTTTGTCGCCAACCAGATGATCCTCGACGGCGCATGGATCCGGCGTGCGAGCGGGTATCCGGCGTATCAGATGCGGTTGTTTCACAAGACGCGCATGCGTTTCAACGATCACGGCCACGGCCAGCGCGAAGAGACGAGCGGCAGGGTTGGAACTCTCGTCCAGCCGTATGTGCACTACAACTTCTCGAAGGGGCTTGATGAGTGGCGGACGCGCCACGACCGGTACAGCACGCTCGAAGCAAATGAAATCCTCGCGGCACGCGCGGGCAGCGAGGGCGTGTCGTGGGGCGGGCTTTTTTCGAGTGATCCGATCGCGCGCCGACGGGCGCTGAAGGGGCTGGCGGCGCGGATGCCTCTGCGCCCGCAACTGCGCTGGCTGCACACGGTGATTCTGAAGGGCGCCATTCTCGACGGGCCCGCGGGCCTCAAGTACGCCGGGCTGCTTTATTGGTACGAGCGCGAGATCGCCCGGAAGGTCGCCCAAATGGCCGGTCGGGTACGCGGCTAG
- a CDS encoding glycosyltransferase family 4 protein, producing MSIRETPTPTSKPRVLILNQFYVPDVASTGHLLHELATDLVRRGFFVQVDTCRPCYGPRETWQPVELREWRDGVYVRRLVTTRFSKDRLPGRILNFLTFMVPLTLRMLFLSRGDTVHLYTTNPPFLGIIGAVVSMVRRHRYVKLLHDAYPEMAVWVGTIKAGGLIEKLWHMGNKLIYKRAEHTIVLCESAKRLVVENYGLDPARVHVIYNWADARELTPKPKEESDFAKKNGLLEPFTVLYSGNLGLYYDFETLLDAAEILKDENFRLVLIGAGGRRAWIGEQIARRGLKNTLLLPYQPFEKLPDSLTACDASFVTIAKGVEGISFPSKLYSSLAVGRPIIAISEERSELRALVDEHDVGLWFKVGDGAGLAAGIRSLMADPGMTRRKGRNARALFEREFTLEAAGEKYAKVLLEAFPPGTPAPRPPNTEPQPVASVAAT from the coding sequence ATGTCCATCCGCGAAACTCCCACCCCAACCTCCAAGCCTCGGGTTCTGATCCTGAACCAGTTCTACGTGCCCGACGTCGCCTCGACTGGCCACTTGTTGCATGAATTGGCGACCGATCTCGTGAGGCGGGGCTTCTTCGTGCAGGTTGATACCTGCCGCCCCTGCTACGGGCCGCGCGAGACCTGGCAGCCGGTCGAACTCCGCGAGTGGCGCGACGGCGTCTACGTTCGGCGACTCGTCACCACGCGTTTCAGCAAGGATCGCCTCCCCGGGCGCATCCTCAATTTTCTGACGTTCATGGTCCCGCTCACCCTGCGCATGCTGTTCCTCAGCCGGGGCGACACCGTCCACCTTTACACCACCAATCCGCCCTTTCTTGGAATCATCGGCGCCGTCGTCAGCATGGTGCGTCGCCACCGCTACGTGAAGCTCTTGCACGACGCCTATCCCGAGATGGCGGTTTGGGTCGGCACGATCAAGGCGGGCGGGCTGATCGAAAAACTGTGGCACATGGGCAACAAGCTCATCTACAAGCGAGCGGAGCACACGATCGTTCTCTGCGAGAGCGCCAAGCGACTCGTCGTCGAGAACTATGGGCTCGATCCGGCACGTGTGCACGTCATCTACAACTGGGCGGATGCGCGCGAACTCACACCCAAGCCCAAGGAAGAAAGCGACTTCGCCAAGAAGAACGGACTGCTCGAGCCGTTCACGGTTCTCTATTCCGGCAACCTGGGGCTCTACTACGACTTTGAAACGCTGCTCGACGCCGCGGAGATTCTCAAAGACGAGAACTTCCGCCTCGTGCTTATCGGCGCCGGCGGACGCAGGGCGTGGATCGGCGAACAGATCGCCAGGCGCGGCCTGAAGAACACGCTGCTGCTTCCCTACCAGCCTTTCGAAAAACTCCCTGATTCCCTCACGGCCTGCGACGCCAGTTTCGTCACGATCGCGAAAGGAGTCGAGGGGATCAGCTTCCCCAGCAAGCTGTATTCATCGCTCGCGGTGGGACGGCCGATCATCGCGATCAGCGAGGAGCGTTCGGAATTGCGCGCTCTCGTCGACGAGCACGATGTCGGGCTCTGGTTCAAGGTCGGCGACGGCGCCGGACTCGCCGCGGGAATCCGCTCGCTCATGGCCGACCCGGGCATGACCCGGCGCAAGGGCCGCAACGCCCGCGCGCTCTTCGAGCGCGAGTTCACGCTCGAAGCCGCGGGCGAGAAATATGCAAAGGTCCTGCTCGAGGCCTTCCCGCCCGGCACGCCCGCGCCAAGGCCTCCGAATACCGAGCCGCAACCCGTGGCGAGCGTCGCGGCGACTTGA